A part of Vallicoccus soli genomic DNA contains:
- a CDS encoding DUF6531 domain-containing protein yields MRVIGYFTKTGTTGGQNSDAAAVQYPVLADPTVRGAGSSDPQGGAGQVTGEGASSSAGGGGVFGCGAALHEVDNSTCQGGSVNSLSGEFVLTDVDLTRPGRGLGFGFSRAYRSGRTTAGPMGPGWTHSYNTRMNRSSTGDVSVDSGDGQSLKFTKTGTTTFSAPAEARSTMRISDSFWELTQRNQVVSRFNARQCLLARIPNAARRRLSAYLPTSISWLTADMDDMRMAHFLLG; encoded by the coding sequence GTGCGGGTAATCGGCTACTTCACCAAGACCGGCACCACCGGCGGGCAGAACAGCGACGCCGCGGCGGTGCAGTACCCGGTGCTGGCGGACCCGACGGTGCGCGGCGCCGGCAGCAGCGACCCGCAGGGCGGCGCTGGGCAGGTCACCGGCGAGGGCGCCTCGTCCAGCGCCGGCGGTGGGGGCGTGTTCGGGTGCGGCGCGGCGTTGCACGAGGTGGACAACTCCACGTGCCAGGGCGGGTCGGTGAACTCGCTTTCCGGGGAGTTCGTGCTCACCGACGTCGACCTGACCCGCCCTGGTCGCGGTCTGGGCTTCGGGTTCAGCCGCGCGTACCGCTCCGGGCGCACCACGGCCGGGCCGATGGGCCCGGGCTGGACCCACTCGTACAACACCCGGATGAACCGCTCGAGCACCGGCGACGTCAGCGTGGACTCCGGCGACGGGCAGTCGCTGAAGTTCACCAAGACCGGCACGACCACCTTCTCCGCGCCGGCCGAGGCCCGCTCCACGATGCGGATCAGCGACTCCTTCTGGGAGCTCACCCAGCGCAACCAGGTCGTGTCCCGCTTCAACGCGCGGCAGTGTCTCCTTGCGCGTATCCCGAACGCCGCGCGTCGAAGGTTATCAGCGTACCTACCGACCTCAATTAGTTGGCTGACAGCTGACATGGATGATATGCGAATGGCGCATTTCTTGCTAGGATGA
- a CDS encoding relaxase/mobilization nuclease domain-containing protein — protein sequence MSGLLVYLAGPGRHNEHTEPHLVAGDPAVMAWHDDTELSREDALRIARELDAPRRMYDVDVPGGSVWHCSLSLRAEEGQLSDEQWAAIAHDFVDGMGFTGDTGWGTSGQGKAPCRWVAVRHGLSSNGNDHVHVAVSLVREDGTKASVWNDRPSAQRLAGELERKHGLQVLESRGAGHATRGAKPAELAKAQRTGAPEPVRASLARTVRGCAAAAGDEAEFVRRLRRAGLLARPRYASGRADVVVGYSVAQRPAGPARTSAGVGLRERPIWYGGGHLARDLTLPRLRVDWPDSPQYATAAAAEWNAAKRGRRVVQPGREASEPDPQLWRRYAREVAELRQRLADVPAHDRVTWAHVARETSGAFAAWSTAVEATPGPLAATADALAKSAQLPAHQVRQGPQLGTAPLPSAKGAALLFASAARGGRGTVAQAVMLRQLAHTAIAVRQAHTAMQEATRAQELVSVLSHQLVQVRDALPPVPTHQPSGRAVDQPAAAAARRDGEGLRLGVDEEAAEALRVARAGQVPMGSRVPLEPTDESGKQRESGAPIPNRLWPPQPAARLGAGQRPGRPGAPGRRADRGNETER from the coding sequence ATGAGCGGTCTGCTGGTGTACCTGGCCGGCCCGGGACGGCACAACGAGCACACCGAGCCGCACCTGGTCGCCGGTGACCCGGCGGTGATGGCGTGGCACGACGACACCGAGCTCAGCCGCGAGGACGCGCTGCGGATCGCGCGGGAGTTGGACGCGCCGCGGCGCATGTACGACGTCGACGTGCCCGGGGGTTCGGTGTGGCACTGCTCGCTGAGCCTGCGCGCTGAGGAGGGGCAGCTCAGCGACGAGCAGTGGGCCGCGATCGCGCACGACTTCGTCGACGGCATGGGCTTCACCGGCGACACCGGATGGGGCACGTCGGGGCAGGGGAAGGCGCCGTGCCGGTGGGTCGCGGTGCGCCACGGCCTGTCGTCCAACGGCAACGACCACGTGCACGTCGCGGTGTCGCTGGTGCGGGAGGACGGCACCAAGGCCAGCGTGTGGAACGACCGGCCGAGCGCGCAGCGCCTGGCCGGGGAGCTCGAGCGCAAGCACGGACTGCAGGTGCTGGAGAGCCGCGGCGCCGGGCACGCTACGCGGGGGGCGAAGCCGGCGGAGCTGGCCAAGGCCCAGCGCACCGGCGCACCGGAGCCGGTGCGCGCGTCGCTGGCCCGCACGGTGCGCGGCTGCGCCGCCGCCGCGGGCGATGAGGCGGAGTTCGTGCGCCGGCTGCGCCGCGCCGGGCTGCTCGCCCGCCCCCGGTACGCCTCCGGCCGCGCCGACGTCGTGGTGGGCTACTCCGTCGCCCAGCGACCCGCCGGCCCGGCCCGGACGTCGGCAGGAGTGGGCCTGAGAGAGCGGCCGATCTGGTACGGCGGCGGGCACCTGGCCCGCGACCTGACTCTGCCGCGGCTGCGCGTGGATTGGCCGGACAGCCCGCAGTACGCCACGGCGGCGGCGGCGGAGTGGAACGCCGCTAAGCGCGGGCGGCGGGTCGTGCAGCCGGGCCGGGAAGCGTCCGAGCCGGACCCGCAGCTGTGGCGCCGCTACGCCCGCGAGGTCGCCGAGCTGCGCCAGCGCCTCGCCGACGTCCCCGCGCACGACCGGGTCACCTGGGCGCACGTCGCGCGGGAGACCTCCGGGGCGTTCGCCGCCTGGTCGACCGCGGTCGAAGCCACTCCGGGGCCGCTGGCCGCCACGGCGGACGCGCTGGCGAAGTCCGCGCAGCTGCCCGCGCACCAGGTGCGGCAGGGACCACAGCTCGGGACCGCCCCGCTGCCGTCGGCGAAGGGCGCCGCGCTGCTGTTCGCCTCCGCGGCGCGTGGCGGGCGCGGCACCGTCGCACAGGCGGTGATGTTGCGCCAGCTGGCACACACCGCGATCGCGGTCCGGCAGGCGCACACCGCCATGCAGGAGGCGACCCGGGCGCAGGAGCTCGTGTCCGTGCTCAGCCACCAGCTGGTGCAGGTCCGCGACGCGCTCCCCCCGGTGCCGACCCACCAGCCCAGCGGCCGAGCCGTCGACCAGCCAGCGGCCGCGGCTGCCCGCCGGGACGGGGAAGGGCTGCGGCTGGGCGTCGACGAGGAGGCCGCCGAGGCGCTGCGGGTGGCGCGGGCCGGGCAGGTCCCGATGGGGAGCCGGGTGCCGCTCGAGCCAACCGACGAATCCGGGAAGCAGAGAGAGTCCGGTGCGCCGATCCCGAACCGGCTGTGGCCGCCCCAACCGGCTGCGCGGCTCGGGGCGGGCCAGCGCCCCGGCCGACCCGGAGCACCCGGGCGAAGGGCCGACCGGGGCAACGAGACCGAGCGATGA
- a CDS encoding MobC family plasmid mobilization relaxosome protein: protein MSDETPADAPADAPAGAPDGADVGTPKRSRFGRRRRANVAGGRRHSHRVLVTPEEEARLVQAAEAQRVTVPRLLIEAALTLHTSAGVGGAVGAAGATGAAGLAAGGVVTPTQRRDALAEMFAIRRLLAAVSNNVNQIARHANAGEEFPADAHATLQAVRRVVERLDDAMEKVAKV from the coding sequence GTGTCCGACGAGACGCCGGCGGATGCCCCTGCCGATGCCCCCGCTGGCGCCCCTGACGGTGCTGATGTCGGGACGCCGAAGCGGAGCCGGTTCGGTCGTCGGCGGCGCGCGAATGTGGCCGGTGGGCGGCGGCACAGTCACCGGGTGTTGGTGACTCCGGAGGAGGAGGCGCGGCTGGTGCAGGCGGCGGAGGCGCAGCGGGTGACGGTGCCGCGGCTGTTGATCGAGGCGGCGTTGACGCTGCACACCAGCGCAGGTGTTGGCGGAGCCGTCGGCGCGGCTGGGGCGACTGGGGCGGCCGGACTGGCGGCTGGGGGAGTGGTCACGCCGACGCAGCGGCGGGACGCGTTGGCGGAGATGTTCGCGATCCGGCGGCTGCTCGCGGCGGTGTCGAACAACGTCAACCAGATCGCCCGGCACGCCAACGCCGGCGAGGAGTTCCCGGCTGACGCGCACGCCACGTTGCAGGCGGTGCGCCGGGTCGTCGAGCGCCTCGACGACGCCATGGAGAAGGTCGCGAAGGTATGA